The following proteins are encoded in a genomic region of Tissierellales bacterium:
- a CDS encoding DUF3100 domain-containing protein → MKVNKGSRNAIFVSLVICVLSEIIGPIEFTIFGMPIIIMTLIWAILFGILCSPDLIGKIIPSFKKIIGKDEIDVAPELLALTLYPLGIMFGISAGPKVGIVLNAGPALLLQELGNIMTMLIALPLGIMMGLGRTSVGATFSLCRDTALGIIGDKYGLDSREGMGTLGTYISGSVFGALFYSILAPIGLTIGFHPYALAMASGMGSASMMGAATTALANAADPALSDQILAYSATSGLLTAVTGVYVEMFISLPLANFYYDKISTPLKRLKRKKTV, encoded by the coding sequence ATGAAAGTAAACAAAGGAAGTAGAAATGCAATTTTTGTTTCATTAGTTATATGTGTATTATCTGAAATAATTGGTCCTATTGAATTTACAATTTTTGGAATGCCGATTATAATAATGACTCTAATCTGGGCAATATTATTTGGAATACTTTGTTCTCCAGATTTAATAGGTAAGATTATTCCATCTTTCAAAAAAATAATAGGTAAAGATGAAATAGATGTCGCTCCAGAATTACTAGCATTAACGTTATACCCTCTAGGAATAATGTTTGGTATTAGTGCGGGACCTAAAGTAGGAATAGTGTTAAATGCTGGTCCTGCATTGTTATTACAAGAACTTGGTAATATAATGACGATGTTAATAGCTTTACCTTTAGGAATTATGATGGGACTTGGAAGAACATCAGTAGGAGCAACTTTTTCTTTATGTAGAGACACGGCATTAGGGATAATAGGAGATAAGTATGGGTTAGATTCAAGAGAAGGAATGGGGACCTTAGGTACCTATATAAGTGGAAGTGTATTCGGAGCATTATTTTATTCAATATTGGCACCGATTGGACTTACTATTGGATTTCATCCATATGCACTAGCAATGGCCTCTGGAATGGGAAGTGCATCTATGATGGGAGCGGCAACGACAGCACTTGCTAATGCTGCTGATCCTGCTCTAAGTGATCAAATTTTAGCTTATTCGGCTACTAGTGGGCTACTGACAGCAGTAACAGGAGTATATGTAGAAATGTTTATTTCATTACCTTTGGCAAATTTTTATTATGATAAGATTTCTACTCCACTAAAAAGATTAAAGAGGAAAAAAACTGTATAA